DNA from Pyrococcus kukulkanii:
TGAACCGTTTCCTCCTGCACCTACTGTCGTTGCAAACACTGGCTAATCACTATCAAGGAGTTTTTGTGGTGCGGGAGGTTGGCTTCAGCCACCAGCGTCACGGGACTCACCGAGTCCTCAACTGGCGGTTCATCAGCCTTCGGGCTGAACGGAAACAGCCCCAGCAAGTTCAATACAGCAGTAAAATCCCTATCAAGATTAAACCCGCAAACTGGGCAAGTGAAGATCCTCCGACGCAGTGCGTCGTCACCGGGCTTAACCCTAAACGCGCCACAATTAGGGCAAACTTGAGAGGAGTATGCAGGGTTTATAAAAACAACTGGAACACCAGATTCAACAGCCTTTTCAAAAACAAACCTCTGGAAACTGCTCATCCCAATATTGTGCAGAGTATTCCTTAACCTCTTCTCATTCTTTCTCCTTTTCCTAGTTACCCGCTGGTTGAAATTCTTTGGAATTGCCTCAAGGATTATTGTAGCGTTCAACTCTCCGGCAACTTCAACTATTCTTAAGGCGAGCTTCCTCTGTAAATCAACCCTCCTGTTCATCTTCCTTTGACCGAATTTTTTGAGGAGTTTTCTCCCCTTCCTCGATGGAAGTTTCCTCCTCCAACCAGTCAAGTGCGTCCTCTGGACTTCCCTCCTAACGTCAGAGTAAAATCTAGTCATTCTACCCAGTCCTGTCCGCACTTGGATTAAGAACTCGTGAGTGCCAAAGGAAACATTATCAGCATTGTAGTCCACTGCAATAAAGCTTCCCGTAACCTCGGGTTCATCAAACTCCTTCTCAAAGGTGAAGTAGGCGAGGACTTTCCGTTCATTCTCAACTAACTTGAGTTTTACTCCAGGTTTGACCCTCCACCCCTCACTCAAGTACTTGAAGAAGAGTTTGTGCGGTTTTAGGGGGAGTTTTATTCTCCCCCTCTTAGTAGTTAACCTGATTATGAGGATTTTCTTACCGTTCTTGAGGGTGTTGAACTGTGGGAACCTCTTGTAATCCCACAGGACGTCATCTAACCAGATTGAAACTTTCCTGATTACTGGTTTTTCTGTTTTGACTTTACCCTTCCTCTTCTTTTCAAGAAAACCCTTGACTCTAGCAACTACATCCTGGCAGGCAGTGTAGTAATAGTGGCTTGG
Protein-coding regions in this window:
- a CDS encoding RNA-guided endonuclease InsQ/TnpB family protein translates to PSHYYYTACQDVVARVKGFLEKKRKGKVKTEKPVIRKVSIWLDDVLWDYKRFPQFNTLKNGKKILIIRLTTKRGRIKLPLKPHKLFFKYLSEGWRVKPGVKLKLVENERKVLAYFTFEKEFDEPEVTGSFIAVDYNADNVSFGTHEFLIQVRTGLGRMTRFYSDVRREVQRTHLTGWRRKLPSRKGRKLLKKFGQRKMNRRVDLQRKLALRIVEVAGELNATIILEAIPKNFNQRVTRKRRKNEKRLRNTLHNIGMSSFQRFVFEKAVESGVPVVFINPAYSSQVCPNCGAFRVKPGDDALRRRIFTCPVCGFNLDRDFTAVLNLLGLFPFSPKADEPPVEDSVSPVTLVAEANLPHHKNSLIVISQCLQRQ